One genomic segment of Arthrobacter sp. JZ12 includes these proteins:
- a CDS encoding DUF4192 domain-containing protein, with translation MTSNAPISVSNPADILSYIPHVLGFQPQESLVFLSMSGKRIGATLRLDLPMAEADPLDYAQSVRSYLEADTSADGVLMVLYTDRAWREPCSPPYADLVHCLDLVLETGGLGLLDGWLVSSSHWRDYFCLDAACCPWPGHPLASITESVLNAELVYQGSAYEQTLEAAVGTLASVPSENIQRLTSVYSEQWKGKWDRTSLGRDSLILWNALITNPDDTQFGRGPEPIAFLLAGLQCAAIRDSVIVLSATGLAEALDATEHSGVLPVAPEEQIVPPECALLLSRQAAADQDEADGGSSVPTCPSRPEPAALFREVFLATLAAPNWTRMDCAHTLFLRLAGITCGEPRSALLSILGWIEWARGRGSRAHRYLQEALAETPGYTLGELLLALVGTGSLSPWARSRETAWTSDSRSAA, from the coding sequence ATGACTTCCAACGCACCCATCTCCGTGTCCAACCCCGCGGACATCCTGAGTTACATCCCCCACGTCCTCGGCTTCCAGCCGCAGGAGAGCCTTGTGTTCCTCAGCATGTCCGGCAAGCGCATCGGAGCCACCCTCCGGCTCGACCTTCCGATGGCCGAGGCAGATCCGCTGGACTATGCGCAGAGCGTCCGGAGCTACCTTGAGGCGGACACGTCCGCCGACGGCGTGCTGATGGTCCTATACACAGACCGCGCATGGCGTGAGCCGTGCAGCCCGCCATATGCGGATCTGGTGCACTGTCTCGACCTCGTGCTTGAGACTGGAGGCCTAGGCCTCCTGGACGGGTGGCTGGTCAGCTCGAGCCACTGGAGGGACTATTTCTGCCTTGATGCTGCATGTTGTCCCTGGCCCGGGCACCCACTCGCGAGCATCACCGAGAGCGTGCTCAACGCAGAACTGGTGTATCAGGGAAGCGCCTACGAGCAGACGCTTGAGGCGGCCGTGGGGACGCTTGCGAGCGTCCCCAGCGAAAACATCCAGCGCCTGACCTCTGTCTACAGCGAACAGTGGAAGGGCAAGTGGGACCGCACCAGTCTGGGGCGCGACTCGCTGATCCTCTGGAACGCCCTGATTACCAACCCCGATGACACGCAGTTCGGGCGCGGTCCGGAACCGATTGCTTTCCTGCTGGCCGGGTTGCAGTGCGCCGCCATCCGGGACAGCGTGATCGTCCTGTCGGCAACCGGGCTGGCTGAAGCGCTGGACGCAACCGAGCATAGCGGCGTGCTGCCTGTCGCTCCCGAAGAGCAGATTGTGCCGCCCGAATGCGCGCTGCTGCTCTCGAGACAGGCAGCCGCTGACCAGGACGAAGCGGACGGCGGTTCGTCAGTTCCGACCTGTCCGTCCCGACCCGAGCCGGCAGCATTGTTCAGGGAGGTATTTCTGGCAACGCTCGCTGCTCCGAACTGGACCCGCATGGATTGTGCCCACACACTGTTTCTTCGGCTGGCAGGGATAACGTGCGGCGAGCCGCGATCCGCGCTGCTCAGTATTCTCGGCTGGATTGAATGGGCACGGGGTCGAGGGTCCCGCGCACACCGTTACCTTCAGGAAGCCCTGGCGGAGACGCCCGGATACACACTGGGGGAGTTGCTTCTGGCTCTCGTTGGCACTGGTTCACTCTCTCCGTGGGCGCGCAGCAGGGAAACGGCGTGGACGTCCGATTCGCGCAGTGCCGCCTGA
- a CDS encoding M56 family metallopeptidase has product MFWASHFLAALAVVLAWPAPIALSRAQWPARSPFTAMILWQAIALAGGLSMIGAMLVWGLEPLGDNLIEALRGLWDVMVHNRPADTLGLVHVFALSAASLLTAHLVFTLLITYARITGQRRRHRNLLNLLSSPSLDNPSTLVIKHPTPVAYCLPGGARSVTVLSDGLMGLLSEEELRAVLVHERAHLSQRHHLLLWAFAAWRAALPWLPTSKLAQQAVNGLIEMLADDEAVKQVDQAVLVQAIAVVATGSHGPAADSPKRMVEGNDIGPDPEQDENLQSTVQRLRRLVEPQPPLTAAQTFGALASSALLLTVPTVLLIAPGLFG; this is encoded by the coding sequence ATGTTCTGGGCCTCCCACTTCTTGGCCGCGCTCGCCGTCGTACTGGCCTGGCCTGCTCCGATAGCTCTCTCGCGCGCACAGTGGCCGGCCCGGTCCCCCTTCACCGCCATGATCCTCTGGCAGGCAATCGCTCTTGCCGGCGGCCTCTCCATGATCGGAGCCATGCTGGTGTGGGGCCTCGAGCCGCTCGGAGACAACCTGATCGAGGCGCTGCGCGGCCTGTGGGACGTGATGGTGCACAACCGCCCGGCCGACACACTGGGCCTGGTTCACGTCTTCGCCCTCAGCGCGGCCAGCCTGCTGACCGCACACCTCGTGTTCACACTGCTGATCACCTACGCGCGGATTACCGGACAACGACGGCGGCACCGGAATCTGCTGAACCTGCTCAGCTCCCCCTCACTGGATAACCCGTCCACCCTGGTGATCAAGCACCCGACGCCGGTCGCCTACTGCCTGCCCGGCGGCGCACGATCCGTCACCGTACTCTCTGACGGACTTATGGGGCTGCTCTCGGAAGAGGAACTTCGAGCCGTCCTGGTACACGAACGCGCCCACCTGAGCCAGCGGCACCATCTGCTCCTGTGGGCGTTCGCCGCCTGGCGCGCTGCACTGCCCTGGCTGCCGACGTCGAAGCTTGCCCAACAGGCAGTTAACGGGCTCATCGAGATGCTCGCGGACGATGAAGCCGTGAAGCAGGTGGATCAGGCGGTCCTGGTTCAGGCAATCGCCGTCGTCGCAACCGGCTCCCACGGCCCCGCTGCGGACAGCCCGAAGCGGATGGTGGAGGGCAACGACATCGGGCCGGATCCGGAGCAGGATGAGAACCTCCAGTCCACCGTCCAGCGGCTGCGGCGCCTGGTGGAACCCCAGCCCCCGCTGACCGCGGCCCAGACTTTCGGGGCACTGGCCAGTTCGGCGCTGTTGCTCACGGTTCCGACCGTACTGCTGATTGCCCCCGGCCTTTTCGGGTAG
- a CDS encoding DUF7455 domain-containing protein, protein MTTATASRELTALHRCDRCGAQAYVRAVLSSSGGELLFCGHHARAVESTLRPQTSEWQDETARLNEKAKSTVEP, encoded by the coding sequence ATGACAACAGCTACAGCAAGCCGCGAGCTGACCGCACTGCATCGGTGTGACCGCTGCGGAGCCCAGGCCTACGTACGCGCGGTTCTCTCCTCCTCCGGTGGTGAGCTTCTCTTCTGCGGCCATCATGCCCGCGCGGTGGAAAGCACTCTTCGTCCTCAGACCTCAGAGTGGCAGGATGAGACCGCACGCCTGAACGAGAAGGCCAAGAGCACGGTAGAGCCGTAG
- a CDS encoding BlaI/MecI/CopY family transcriptional regulator: MATLGELERAVMDLLWGTQEAMTANSLRDALALAPEGTAEGKELAVTTVLTVLSRLEKKGLVERERDTRPHRYRAVTSREDHTAELMHEVLVTAPDREAVLARFIGSVSESEARTLRRLLGSS, from the coding sequence ATGGCCACGCTAGGTGAACTCGAACGCGCAGTGATGGACCTGCTGTGGGGCACCCAGGAGGCCATGACCGCCAACTCGCTCCGGGATGCACTGGCTCTCGCACCGGAAGGCACTGCCGAGGGCAAGGAACTGGCGGTCACCACTGTGCTGACCGTACTGTCCCGACTGGAGAAGAAGGGGCTCGTGGAGCGGGAGCGTGACACCCGTCCGCACCGCTACCGCGCCGTGACCTCCCGCGAGGACCACACAGCCGAGCTCATGCACGAAGTGCTCGTCACTGCACCCGACCGTGAGGCGGTACTCGCGCGCTTCATCGGCAGCGTCTCCGAGAGCGAGGCACGCACGCTCCGGCGGCTTCTGGGCAGCAGCTAG
- a CDS encoding RNA polymerase sigma factor — protein sequence MSAKKTTAPVLTESGATATKRKASAAKPASKAGTARGSKRTAKEGSADTKAVEVVPDEELQEEPELEPTAADVDTVEAETAEPEVTEPTTGTGFVYSDADDDDAPAQQVVSAGATADPVKDYLKQIGKVALLNAEQEVDLALRIEAGLFAEEKLAANENIDPKLRRELEWVIHDGKRAKNHLLEANLRLVVSLAKRYTGRGMLFLDLIQEGNLGLIRAVEKFDYTKGFKFSTYATWWIRQAITRAMADQARTIRIPVHMVEVINKLARVQRQMLQDLGREPTPEELALELDMTPEKVVEVQKYGREPISLHTPLGEDGDSEFGDLIEDSEAVVPADAVSFTLLQEQLHSVLDTLSEREAGVVAMRFGLTDGQPKTLDEIGKVYGVTRERIRQIESKTMSKLRHPSRSQVLRDYLD from the coding sequence GTGTCGGCCAAGAAGACAACAGCACCGGTGTTGACCGAATCCGGTGCAACCGCAACCAAGCGCAAAGCCTCCGCCGCAAAACCGGCGTCGAAGGCGGGTACCGCACGTGGTTCCAAGCGCACGGCCAAAGAGGGCAGTGCGGACACGAAGGCTGTCGAGGTTGTTCCCGACGAGGAACTGCAGGAGGAGCCGGAGCTCGAGCCGACGGCTGCCGACGTCGACACCGTCGAGGCGGAGACCGCTGAACCTGAGGTCACCGAACCGACCACCGGCACGGGTTTCGTCTACTCGGACGCTGATGACGACGACGCCCCCGCCCAGCAGGTTGTCTCGGCCGGTGCTACTGCCGACCCCGTCAAGGACTACCTGAAGCAAATCGGTAAGGTGGCGCTGCTCAACGCCGAACAGGAAGTCGATCTGGCCCTTCGTATCGAGGCCGGCCTGTTCGCCGAGGAGAAGCTGGCGGCCAACGAGAATATCGATCCGAAGCTGCGGCGCGAACTTGAATGGGTCATCCACGACGGGAAGCGCGCGAAAAACCACCTGCTGGAGGCCAACCTCCGCCTGGTGGTCTCGCTCGCCAAGCGCTACACCGGCCGAGGCATGCTGTTCCTGGACCTGATTCAGGAAGGCAACCTCGGTCTCATCCGTGCTGTCGAGAAGTTCGACTACACCAAGGGCTTCAAGTTCTCCACTTATGCAACCTGGTGGATCCGACAGGCCATCACCCGCGCAATGGCAGACCAGGCACGCACCATTCGTATTCCGGTGCACATGGTTGAAGTCATCAACAAGCTCGCCCGTGTGCAGCGCCAGATGCTGCAGGACCTCGGCCGCGAACCCACTCCGGAAGAGCTTGCGCTGGAGCTCGACATGACTCCCGAAAAGGTGGTCGAGGTCCAGAAGTACGGCCGGGAGCCTATCTCCCTGCACACGCCGCTTGGCGAGGACGGAGATTCCGAATTCGGTGACCTCATCGAGGACTCCGAGGCAGTGGTTCCGGCTGATGCCGTGAGCTTCACCCTGCTGCAGGAACAGCTGCACTCCGTCCTGGACACCCTGTCCGAGCGCGAAGCCGGTGTGGTCGCCATGCGCTTCGGTCTGACGGACGGCCAGCCGAAGACGCTGGATGAGATCGGCAAGGTTTACGGGGTAACCCGTGAGCGGATCCGTCAGATCGAGTCGAAGACCATGTCGAAACTGCGTCACCCATCCAGGTCGCAGGTTCTGCGCGACTACCTCGACTAG
- a CDS encoding cytochrome ubiquinol oxidase subunit I, whose protein sequence is MEALEIARWQFGITTVYHFLMVPLTIGLGLVVAVMQTLWYRTGQEHYLRMTKFWGKLFLINFIMGVATGLVQEFQFGLAWSEYSRFVGDVFGAPLAMEALLAFFVESTFLGLWIFGWRRLPGILHLGSLWAAVLASVFSAYFIIVANSWMQHPVGVELVDGRARMVDAWAVFTNNTAVVAFVHTVFGALAVAGGFLLGIAWYHLWKRRHDGLDTVDDDGMVIVGSDDARSRGAVDHQVWLRSARIGAVVALISFAGTAVSGDLQAKLMFEQQPMKMAAAEAACHDGTGFSVLSIGNIGSQSCDDIVAVFEVPGLLSFLANGDFTTEVKGVNTLLPEYQEQYGETLPNDPAYGERAGMAIDYLPVMEVTYWGFRIMIGFGAVAAFAALVAFWILRKGTVPESRWLMRLAVFGILAPFGANSAGWIFTEMGRQPFVVAPNPDPSGIDGVFMFTAAAVSPGVSLAELVFSLVALTLVYAVLLVVEVKLLFTYVRGGVASAMPELVHAKDEEPNGKDDDDVLAFAY, encoded by the coding sequence GTGGAAGCACTAGAGATAGCCCGCTGGCAATTCGGAATCACAACGGTTTACCACTTCCTGATGGTGCCGCTCACCATCGGGCTCGGTCTCGTGGTCGCGGTCATGCAGACCCTCTGGTACCGCACCGGCCAGGAGCACTACCTGAGGATGACGAAGTTCTGGGGCAAGCTCTTCCTGATCAACTTCATTATGGGCGTGGCCACCGGGCTGGTGCAGGAATTCCAGTTCGGCCTAGCCTGGAGCGAGTACAGCCGCTTTGTCGGCGATGTCTTCGGGGCGCCGCTGGCGATGGAGGCCCTGCTGGCGTTCTTCGTGGAGTCCACATTCCTGGGCCTGTGGATCTTCGGGTGGCGGCGGCTGCCCGGGATCCTGCACCTCGGCTCTCTCTGGGCGGCGGTGCTGGCTTCCGTGTTCTCCGCCTACTTCATAATCGTTGCCAACTCCTGGATGCAGCATCCGGTCGGCGTGGAACTGGTCGACGGGCGCGCTCGTATGGTCGACGCCTGGGCAGTCTTCACCAACAACACCGCTGTAGTGGCCTTCGTGCACACGGTGTTCGGTGCCCTGGCGGTCGCCGGCGGCTTCCTGCTGGGGATCGCCTGGTACCACCTGTGGAAGCGCCGCCATGACGGTCTGGACACGGTCGACGACGACGGCATGGTCATCGTCGGGTCGGATGACGCCCGCTCGCGCGGCGCAGTGGACCACCAGGTCTGGCTGCGCTCAGCGCGCATCGGCGCCGTCGTCGCTTTGATCTCCTTCGCCGGCACCGCTGTGTCCGGCGACCTGCAGGCCAAGCTGATGTTCGAGCAGCAACCCATGAAGATGGCGGCGGCCGAAGCTGCGTGCCACGACGGTACCGGTTTTTCGGTGCTGTCGATCGGGAACATCGGCTCGCAGAGTTGCGACGACATCGTTGCCGTCTTCGAAGTGCCCGGGCTCCTGTCCTTCCTGGCCAACGGAGACTTCACCACAGAGGTCAAGGGCGTCAACACGCTGCTGCCTGAATACCAGGAGCAGTACGGCGAAACCCTGCCGAACGACCCCGCGTACGGCGAGCGCGCCGGGATGGCGATCGACTACCTCCCGGTGATGGAGGTGACGTACTGGGGCTTCCGCATCATGATCGGTTTCGGTGCCGTTGCGGCGTTCGCTGCCCTCGTGGCGTTCTGGATCCTGCGCAAGGGCACTGTCCCCGAATCGCGTTGGCTGATGCGCCTCGCCGTCTTCGGAATCCTTGCTCCGTTCGGTGCGAACTCCGCGGGCTGGATTTTCACCGAGATGGGGCGCCAACCGTTCGTTGTGGCGCCGAACCCCGATCCGAGCGGCATCGACGGCGTGTTCATGTTCACCGCCGCAGCCGTTTCTCCTGGCGTGTCCCTGGCGGAACTGGTTTTCTCGCTGGTTGCCCTGACCCTCGTCTACGCGGTCCTGCTGGTCGTGGAGGTGAAGCTGCTCTTCACCTATGTGCGCGGCGGCGTGGCCTCCGCCATGCCTGAACTGGTCCATGCCAAGGACGAGGAACCGAACGGAAAGGACGACGACGATGTCCTCGCCTTCGCCTACTGA
- a CDS encoding DNA topoisomerase IV subunit B: MAPSSEYTARHLSVLEGLEAVRKRPGMYIGSTDSRGLMHCLWEIIDNSVDEALAGHGQNITVILHADGSVEVHDDGRGIPVDAEPKTGLSGVEVVFTKLHAGGKFGGGSYTASGGLHGVGASVVNALSARLDVQVDRGGKTYQMSFRRGEPGRFSDERKPSPSAKFAPFVDSSRLEVVGSAKRGVTGTRIRYWADRQIFTPDAKFSYEELQARARQTSFLVPGLRITLRDERGLPGTDGVVEEVFHHDGGISEFVEFLAIDHAVTDVWRLHGSGRFKESVPVLDENGHSRIAEVERDCEVDIALRWGIGYDTTVKSFVNIIATPKGGTHQAGFEQALLKTFRKVVEANARKLKAGNDKLEKDDVFAGLTAVLTVRLAEPQFEGQTKEILGTSAVRAIVAKVVENQITAKLNSSARADKAQSSLLLEKVVAEMKSRVSARVHKETQRRKNALETSSMPTKLADCRIDDAERSELFIVEGDSALGTAKLARSSDYQALLPIRGKILNVQKASVGDMLSNAECAALIQVVGAGSGRSFQLDAARYGKVILMTDADVDGAHIRTLLLTLFFRYMRPLVDAGRVFAAVPPLHRVEIVSAGSKANETVYTYSDQELHRLLSRLEQEGRRYKEPIQRYKGLGEMDAGQLAETTMDPRHRTLRRVRIQEAEAAERVFDLLMGSDVAPRKDFIVAGAASLDRERIDA; encoded by the coding sequence GTGGCCCCCAGCTCTGAATACACAGCCCGCCATCTCTCCGTGCTTGAGGGACTGGAGGCTGTGCGCAAGCGCCCCGGAATGTACATCGGATCCACCGACTCCCGGGGCCTTATGCACTGCCTCTGGGAAATCATCGACAACTCCGTCGACGAAGCGCTTGCCGGACACGGACAGAACATCACCGTCATCCTTCACGCTGACGGATCGGTTGAGGTGCACGACGACGGCCGGGGAATCCCCGTGGATGCCGAACCCAAGACCGGCCTGAGCGGCGTCGAGGTTGTCTTCACCAAGCTTCATGCAGGCGGAAAATTCGGTGGCGGGTCCTACACCGCTTCCGGCGGTCTCCACGGCGTAGGAGCAAGCGTGGTGAACGCGCTGTCCGCCCGCCTTGACGTGCAGGTGGACCGCGGCGGGAAGACCTACCAGATGTCCTTCCGCAGGGGTGAGCCCGGACGGTTCAGCGATGAACGCAAACCCTCGCCATCCGCAAAGTTCGCCCCCTTCGTCGACAGCTCACGCCTGGAAGTCGTGGGCAGCGCCAAACGTGGCGTCACAGGCACCCGGATCCGCTATTGGGCCGACCGCCAGATTTTCACCCCGGATGCGAAGTTCTCCTACGAGGAACTGCAGGCGCGAGCGCGGCAGACGTCCTTCCTGGTGCCGGGCCTTCGGATCACCCTTCGCGACGAGCGCGGGCTGCCCGGCACTGACGGGGTGGTGGAGGAAGTCTTCCACCATGACGGCGGAATTTCAGAGTTCGTGGAATTCCTCGCTATAGACCATGCGGTGACGGATGTATGGCGGCTGCACGGGTCCGGCAGGTTCAAGGAGTCCGTGCCGGTGCTCGATGAGAACGGACACAGCCGCATCGCCGAAGTTGAACGGGACTGCGAGGTTGATATCGCCCTCCGCTGGGGCATCGGCTACGACACCACGGTGAAGAGCTTCGTCAACATCATTGCCACCCCGAAGGGCGGAACCCACCAGGCAGGGTTTGAACAGGCGCTGCTGAAGACCTTCCGCAAGGTTGTCGAAGCTAACGCGCGAAAGCTGAAGGCGGGCAACGACAAGCTCGAGAAGGACGATGTCTTCGCCGGCCTCACCGCCGTCCTGACTGTCCGGTTGGCCGAACCGCAGTTCGAAGGCCAGACGAAGGAAATCCTGGGCACCTCCGCGGTGCGGGCCATCGTCGCGAAGGTCGTCGAGAACCAGATCACGGCGAAGCTGAACTCCTCCGCGAGGGCGGACAAGGCGCAGTCCTCACTCCTCCTGGAGAAGGTCGTAGCGGAGATGAAGTCCCGCGTTTCGGCGCGCGTCCACAAGGAAACCCAGCGGCGGAAGAACGCGCTGGAGACATCGTCCATGCCCACCAAGCTGGCTGATTGCCGGATTGACGACGCCGAGCGCTCGGAACTCTTCATCGTCGAGGGCGACAGCGCGCTGGGAACGGCGAAGCTTGCGCGATCATCCGATTACCAGGCGCTGCTTCCCATCCGGGGCAAGATCCTGAACGTCCAGAAGGCGTCCGTCGGCGACATGCTCTCCAACGCGGAGTGCGCCGCCCTCATCCAGGTGGTCGGCGCGGGATCAGGCCGCAGCTTCCAGCTGGACGCTGCGCGCTACGGCAAGGTCATCCTGATGACGGACGCCGACGTCGACGGCGCGCACATCCGCACGCTCCTGCTCACCCTGTTCTTCCGGTACATGCGCCCGCTCGTCGACGCCGGCCGCGTCTTCGCAGCCGTGCCGCCCCTGCACCGGGTGGAGATCGTCAGCGCCGGAAGCAAGGCGAACGAAACCGTCTATACCTACTCGGACCAGGAACTGCATCGGCTGCTTTCCAGGCTGGAGCAGGAGGGCCGACGCTACAAGGAGCCGATCCAGCGCTATAAGGGACTCGGCGAAATGGATGCGGGACAGCTCGCGGAAACCACCATGGATCCGCGCCACCGCACTCTCCGGCGCGTCCGTATTCAGGAGGCCGAAGCCGCCGAGCGGGTCTTCGACCTGCTCATGGGAAGCGACGTTGCGCCCCGCAAGGACTTCATCGTGGCCGGCGCAGCGTCGCTGGACCGGGAGCGCATCGACGCCTGA
- the cydB gene encoding cytochrome d ubiquinol oxidase subunit II, giving the protein MTELLPTIWFILIAVLWTGYLFLEGFDLGVGMLMKTFARTDRERRVLLNTIGPVWDGNEVWLITAIGATLAAFPLWYASLLSTLYIPFVLVLLALIFRAVAFEYRGKMDNEQWRRRWDLAIFLGSFTSAAGIGTALALTTTGLPLNANGDRVGGPFVWVSFDALLGTAAVVLFCVVHALAFLVLKTHGPIRERARRLLIRLLPVGILPLLAWAARVFVDGGTLWTALALAIAVVAATASWFAERSARDGWGFVWLGVSLAASLACIFGSLYPLVLPSTVSDGFSLTVQNASSSPYTLGLMSIIAAVGVPLVLAYQGWTYWVFRNRVTEQSIPEAHAVSPL; this is encoded by the coding sequence ATGACCGAGCTCCTCCCTACCATCTGGTTCATCCTCATCGCCGTGCTCTGGACCGGATACCTCTTCCTTGAGGGCTTCGATCTCGGCGTGGGCATGCTCATGAAGACCTTCGCGCGCACGGACCGGGAACGGAGGGTCCTGCTCAACACAATCGGGCCCGTCTGGGACGGCAACGAGGTCTGGCTCATCACGGCGATCGGCGCAACCCTCGCAGCCTTCCCGCTCTGGTACGCGTCCCTCCTCTCGACCCTCTACATCCCCTTTGTCCTGGTGCTGCTGGCGCTGATCTTCCGGGCCGTCGCCTTCGAATACCGGGGGAAGATGGACAATGAGCAGTGGCGTCGCCGCTGGGACCTGGCGATCTTCCTCGGTTCCTTCACCTCCGCCGCAGGCATCGGAACCGCCCTGGCGCTGACCACCACAGGACTGCCGCTGAACGCGAACGGTGACCGGGTGGGAGGACCGTTCGTCTGGGTGAGCTTCGACGCGCTCCTCGGTACGGCCGCCGTCGTGCTGTTCTGCGTTGTCCACGCACTGGCATTCCTTGTCCTGAAGACGCATGGTCCCATCCGCGAGCGGGCCCGCAGGCTGCTGATCCGCCTGCTGCCGGTGGGCATCCTGCCGCTGCTGGCCTGGGCTGCGCGCGTGTTTGTCGACGGCGGTACGCTCTGGACGGCTCTTGCCCTCGCGATTGCGGTGGTTGCCGCGACGGCCTCCTGGTTCGCCGAACGGTCAGCCCGCGACGGTTGGGGCTTCGTGTGGCTGGGAGTGTCGTTGGCCGCTTCGCTGGCCTGCATCTTCGGCTCGCTCTACCCCCTCGTGCTGCCCTCGACCGTCAGTGACGGATTCAGCCTGACGGTGCAAAATGCCTCGAGTTCGCCCTACACCCTGGGCCTGATGAGCATCATTGCCGCCGTCGGCGTCCCGCTGGTCCTCGCGTACCAGGGATGGACCTACTGGGTCTTCCGCAACCGCGTCACCGAGCAGAGCATCCCCGAGGCGCACGCAGTGAGCCCGCTGTGA